In Coleofasciculaceae cyanobacterium, the following are encoded in one genomic region:
- the ffh gene encoding signal recognition particle protein has translation MFDALADRLDDAWKKLRGQNKISKANIQDTLKEVRRALLSADVNLQVVKAFIADVESKALGEGVISGVNPGQQFIKIVYDELVKVMGESNVPLAQAEQPPTVILMAGLQGTGKTTATAKLALYLRKQERSCLMVGTDVYRPAAIDQLLTLGNQIDVPVFEMGTDADPVEIAKQGIEKAKELGVDTVIVDTAGRLQIDNDMMGELSRIKDTIKPDDTLLVVDAMTGQEAASLTYTFHEQIGITGAILTKLDGDSRGGAALSVRQVSGQPIKFVGVGEKVEALEPFYPDRLASRILNMGDILTLVEKAQEEIDLADVEKMQSKIMEAKFDFNDFIKQMRLLKNMGSLGGVLKLIPGMGKISGADLAKGETQLKRTESMINSMTKAEKAEPDLLAQSPSRRRRVARGSGFEEKDVSKLVKDFTKMRSMMQNMGRGMPGMGMPGMGMPGMGMPGMGGAGMPGMGMPGMDDYPDQSRRKKKKKKKKGFGTL, from the coding sequence ATGTTTGATGCTCTAGCAGATCGCTTGGATGATGCTTGGAAAAAGCTCCGCGGTCAGAATAAAATATCCAAAGCCAATATTCAAGATACCCTCAAGGAAGTCCGTCGCGCCCTATTATCTGCCGATGTAAATCTTCAGGTAGTCAAAGCTTTCATTGCTGATGTCGAATCAAAAGCTTTGGGAGAAGGAGTCATTTCTGGGGTTAATCCAGGTCAGCAGTTTATTAAAATTGTTTACGACGAGCTGGTCAAGGTTATGGGAGAAAGTAATGTTCCTCTGGCGCAAGCAGAGCAACCTCCTACGGTGATTTTGATGGCTGGTTTACAGGGTACTGGTAAAACTACCGCCACGGCAAAATTAGCTCTGTATTTACGTAAGCAAGAGCGTTCTTGTTTGATGGTGGGAACAGATGTGTATCGTCCGGCGGCGATCGATCAGCTGCTTACTTTAGGTAATCAAATCGATGTTCCAGTGTTTGAAATGGGAACTGATGCCGATCCTGTAGAAATTGCTAAGCAGGGTATAGAAAAAGCCAAAGAGCTTGGGGTGGATACTGTAATTGTCGATACCGCAGGACGACTCCAGATAGACAATGACATGATGGGGGAACTATCCCGCATCAAAGATACAATTAAGCCTGATGATACGCTTTTAGTAGTAGATGCGATGACAGGACAGGAAGCAGCTAGCCTGACCTACACTTTTCATGAGCAAATTGGTATTACAGGAGCGATCTTAACTAAGTTAGACGGTGATAGTCGTGGCGGTGCTGCCCTATCCGTTAGACAGGTTTCTGGACAACCAATTAAATTTGTCGGGGTTGGAGAAAAAGTTGAAGCCTTAGAACCCTTTTATCCAGACCGTTTGGCATCCCGTATTTTAAATATGGGAGATATTTTAACCCTGGTAGAAAAAGCTCAAGAAGAAATCGATTTAGCTGATGTCGAAAAGATGCAGTCGAAAATCATGGAGGCAAAGTTTGATTTTAATGACTTCATCAAACAAATGCGCTTGCTCAAAAACATGGGTTCTTTAGGGGGAGTTCTTAAGTTAATCCCTGGAATGGGCAAAATTAGCGGTGCAGACTTGGCTAAAGGTGAAACCCAGCTAAAGCGTACCGAATCGATGATTAATTCGATGACCAAAGCGGAGAAAGCCGAGCCTGACTTATTAGCCCAGTCTCCTAGTCGTCGTCGTCGAGTAGCCAGAGGCTCTGGGTTTGAGGAGAAAGACGTATCTAAACTAGTCAAAGACTTTACTAAAATGCGTTCGATGATGCAAAATATGGGTCGTGGGATGCCTGGAATGGGGATGCCTGGAATGGGAATGCCTGGAATGGGAATGCCTGGAATGGGTGGTGCGGGAATGCCGGGAATGGGAATGCCTGGAATGGATGATTATCCAGACCAGAGTAGAAGGAAAAAGAAAAAGAAGAAGAAAAAAGGCTTCGGCACATTATAG
- a CDS encoding PetM family cytochrome b6-f complex subunit 7: MSAESMLFNGAILCIVLILGGLSLGFLLLKIQGGEAE, from the coding sequence ATGAGCGCAGAGAGTATGTTGTTCAACGGAGCAATTTTATGTATTGTTTTGATTTTAGGCGGACTCAGCTTGGGCTTCCTCCTGCTGAAAATTCAAGGTGGAGAAGCAGAATAA
- a CDS encoding heme-copper oxidase subunit III: MTNKYMQGSTVDNKSQIANAKLAEGIAFEQEAEQGHHGHPDHRMFGLYIFLVSDSMTFIGFFAALLIYRAIMPVWPPEGTSELELLVPIINTSILVASSFVMHEGQKALKNGNVKGLQKWFAITAAMGALFLAGQAYEYFHAEFGLTTNLFASCFYVLTGFHGLHVLTGVLLILSVLWRSRESGHYSSSSHFGVEAAEIYWHFVDVIWLVLFVLVYLIN, from the coding sequence ATGACAAATAAGTATATGCAAGGTTCAACCGTAGATAATAAATCCCAAATAGCGAATGCGAAGCTAGCCGAAGGCATCGCCTTTGAACAAGAAGCAGAACAGGGGCATCATGGACATCCCGATCATCGGATGTTTGGTCTATATATCTTTTTAGTTTCCGATAGCATGACCTTTATCGGCTTTTTTGCAGCATTGCTGATCTATCGGGCGATTATGCCCGTTTGGCCACCCGAAGGTACGTCTGAACTAGAATTGCTAGTTCCAATTATTAACACTTCAATCCTTGTGGCTAGTAGCTTTGTCATGCACGAAGGACAAAAAGCCTTGAAAAATGGTAATGTCAAAGGCTTGCAAAAGTGGTTTGCTATTACCGCAGCAATGGGTGCACTTTTCTTAGCTGGTCAGGCTTATGAATATTTCCATGCTGAGTTTGGTCTAACTACTAACCTGTTTGCTAGTTGCTTTTATGTCTTGACTGGATTCCACGGTTTGCACGTTTTGACAGGAGTATTACTAATACTCTCTGTTTTATGGCGATCGCGTGAATCAGGTCACTATTCTAGCAGCAGTCATTTTGGAGTAGAAGCAGCCGAGATTTACTGGCACTTTGTTGATGTTATTTGGTTAGTCTTATTCGTCTTGGTATATCTAATTAATTAA
- a CDS encoding heme o synthase encodes MTGTSIASSNQNFSEVIKSYYQLTKPRIIPLLLITTAASMWIASDGRVDPFLLVITLLGGTLAAASAQVLNCIYDQDIDYTMTRTRKRPIPSGKVQPIHALIFATVLGILSFSLLTVFANLLAALLAMSGIVFYMLIYTHWLKRHTTQNIVIGGAAGSIPPLVGWAAVTGNLGLVPWLLFAIIFFWTPPHFWALALMIKEDYAEVGVPMLPVVKGEEETVKQIWIYSWLVVPCSLLLMYPLGNLSIVYGAIAVYLGYKFLYKAWKLKQDPTSNQLARGMFKYSIFYMMLLCVTMIVDTLPVTHQLLGMVFTCGG; translated from the coding sequence ATGACAGGGACAAGTATAGCCAGTAGTAATCAAAACTTTAGTGAGGTAATCAAAAGCTATTATCAATTAACCAAACCACGGATTATTCCCTTATTGCTGATTACCACAGCAGCGTCAATGTGGATTGCTTCGGATGGCCGAGTAGACCCCTTCTTGCTGGTAATTACTTTATTAGGAGGAACATTAGCAGCAGCCTCAGCACAGGTGCTTAACTGTATCTACGATCAAGATATCGACTACACGATGACGCGGACGCGCAAACGCCCAATTCCTTCTGGTAAAGTGCAGCCAATTCATGCTTTGATTTTTGCTACTGTTTTAGGGATATTATCTTTTTCCTTATTAACCGTCTTCGCTAATCTTCTAGCAGCGTTACTAGCCATGTCTGGCATTGTTTTCTATATGCTGATCTATACTCATTGGCTGAAGCGACACACTACCCAAAATATCGTTATTGGTGGTGCAGCAGGCTCAATACCGCCTTTGGTTGGTTGGGCTGCGGTAACAGGTAATTTGGGCTTAGTTCCCTGGTTGCTGTTTGCGATTATCTTTTTCTGGACTCCTCCTCATTTTTGGGCTTTGGCACTGATGATTAAAGAAGACTATGCCGAAGTAGGCGTACCAATGTTACCTGTCGTCAAAGGAGAAGAAGAAACCGTTAAACAAATTTGGATTTATAGCTGGCTGGTAGTTCCCTGTAGCCTATTACTAATGTATCCTCTAGGTAATTTAAGTATCGTGTATGGCGCGATCGCTGTTTACCTCGGCTACAAGTTTCTCTACAAAGCCTGGAAATTAAAGCAAGATCCTACCAGCAATCAACTGGCCCGTGGAATGTTTAAGTATTCTATCTTCTACATGATGCTGCTATGTGTGACCATGATTGTTGATACTCTACCCGTTACTCATCAGCTATTGGGTATGGTATTTACCTGCGGTGGATAG
- the ctaD gene encoding cytochrome c oxidase subunit I produces the protein MSTTLERNAPITAPEHNEHPQRKWQDYFGFSTDHKVIGIQYLVTAFFFYFVGGAIAEVMRTELSTPDPDFVQPEFYNQLLTMHGTIMLFLWIIPAGAGFANYLIPLMVGAEDMAFPRLNTVAFWMIPPGGLLLLSSFFNGAPQAGWTSYPPLSLMSGKSGEEIWILSVLILGVSSMLGAINFVTTILLMRMPDMDIHSMPLFCWSMLATSGLILIGTPVLGAALILLSFDLIAGTAFFNPAGGGDPIVYQHMFWFYSHPAVYIMILPFFGAISEILPVHARKPIFGYRAIAYSSLAISFLGLIVWAHHMFSSGTPGWLRMFFMATTMVIAVPTGIKVFSWCATIWGGKLSLNSAFIFAVGFLSSFLIGGLSGVMVASVPFDIHVHDTYFIVAHFHYVLFGGSVFGLFAGVYHWFPKMTGRMVNETLGRIHFVMTFVGFNITFLPMHQLGLQGMNRRVALYDPQFQTLNMVCTIGSYILALSTFPFIINIIWSLYKGDKAARNPWRALTLEWQTASPPIIENFEEEPVLWAGPYDYGVDTESIDGDEDVQDMLATVTAEGS, from the coding sequence ATGAGTACAACATTAGAAAGAAATGCTCCCATAACAGCGCCAGAGCATAACGAACATCCTCAAAGAAAGTGGCAGGACTACTTTGGCTTTAGTACCGATCATAAAGTAATTGGTATTCAGTATTTAGTTACTGCTTTTTTCTTTTACTTTGTTGGTGGCGCAATAGCCGAGGTGATGCGTACTGAACTTTCTACTCCCGATCCCGATTTTGTGCAACCCGAGTTTTACAATCAGCTTTTGACTATGCACGGAACAATTATGTTGTTTCTGTGGATTATCCCTGCGGGGGCAGGATTTGCTAACTATCTAATTCCGCTGATGGTTGGGGCAGAAGATATGGCATTCCCCCGTCTTAATACGGTTGCCTTCTGGATGATCCCCCCAGGCGGTCTTTTACTACTAAGCAGCTTTTTTAACGGTGCGCCCCAAGCTGGTTGGACTTCCTATCCGCCGTTAAGTTTAATGAGCGGTAAATCGGGAGAAGAAATTTGGATTCTTAGCGTATTGATCTTGGGAGTATCTTCAATGTTGGGGGCAATTAACTTTGTCACCACTATCCTGTTGATGCGAATGCCCGATATGGACATTCACAGTATGCCTTTATTTTGCTGGTCAATGCTAGCAACTTCGGGCTTGATTTTGATTGGTACACCTGTACTAGGAGCGGCTCTAATATTACTTTCTTTTGACCTGATTGCCGGAACAGCATTTTTTAATCCTGCGGGGGGTGGCGATCCGATAGTTTACCAGCATATGTTCTGGTTCTATTCTCATCCTGCGGTATACATCATGATTTTGCCCTTTTTTGGCGCAATTTCGGAAATTTTGCCCGTTCATGCTCGCAAACCCATCTTTGGCTATAGAGCGATCGCCTATTCTAGTTTGGCAATTAGCTTCTTGGGTCTAATTGTTTGGGCGCATCATATGTTTTCTAGTGGTACTCCTGGCTGGTTGCGGATGTTTTTTATGGCAACCACGATGGTTATTGCCGTGCCGACGGGGATCAAAGTGTTTAGCTGGTGTGCGACTATCTGGGGTGGAAAACTCAGTCTCAACAGTGCGTTTATCTTTGCCGTTGGTTTCCTTTCGTCCTTTTTAATTGGTGGTTTGAGTGGGGTAATGGTGGCATCTGTGCCATTCGATATCCATGTCCACGACACTTACTTTATTGTGGCTCACTTCCACTACGTCTTGTTTGGTGGTTCGGTATTTGGCTTATTTGCAGGAGTTTATCACTGGTTTCCTAAAATGACTGGGCGTATGGTTAACGAAACCTTAGGTCGGATTCACTTTGTCATGACTTTTGTGGGCTTCAACATTACTTTTCTGCCCATGCATCAATTGGGTTTACAGGGTATGAACCGCCGTGTTGCTCTTTACGATCCTCAGTTTCAGACTCTTAACATGGTCTGTACGATTGGGTCATATATCCTGGCACTGTCTACCTTCCCCTTCATTATTAATATTATTTGGAGTTTGTATAAAGGAGACAAAGCTGCCCGTAACCCATGGCGTGCTTTAACCTTGGAATGGCAAACAGCTTCCCCCCCAATCATCGAAAACTTTGAAGAAGAACCCGTATTGTGGGCAGGACCTTATGATTATGGTGTAGATACGGAAAGTATCGATGGCGATGAAGATGTCCAAGATATGTTAGCAACAGTCACCGCCGAAGGTTCGTAA
- the pdxA gene encoding 4-hydroxythreonine-4-phosphate dehydrogenase PdxA: MSTIPSLAISMGDPAGIGPEIILKALADDSLAAKSQIMVIGNRQLLQFTYEHLLQQTELTQQDLVNPQTLSILDVPIDGTITLGQGDVVSGKFSFACLDKAIALTLENKFQGIVTAPIAKSLWKAAGHEYPGQTEVLAQRAGVAKFGMMFIGQSPYTGWMLRSLLATTHIPLADVSQALTPELMTLKLDLLIECLKQDFGIEQPKIAIAGLNPHSGEAGQLGTEEQDWLFGWLKQAQATYPQAKLVGLIPPDTMWVKPGQAWYGNYEVKPNIADAYLALYHDQGLIPVKLMAFDQAINTTIGLPFIRTSPDHGTAFDIAGQGIANASSMKAAIKLAIQISHQRLLQSTVVEE; encoded by the coding sequence ATGTCTACAATTCCTTCTTTAGCTATCAGCATGGGCGATCCAGCGGGGATTGGCCCTGAAATTATTCTCAAAGCCTTAGCAGATGATTCTTTGGCTGCCAAATCTCAAATAATGGTGATTGGCAATCGACAACTATTGCAGTTTACTTATGAACATTTACTACAGCAAACTGAGTTAACCCAACAAGATTTAGTTAATCCTCAGACATTATCAATTTTAGATGTCCCGATAGATGGGACTATAACTTTGGGACAAGGAGATGTCGTCAGCGGGAAGTTTAGTTTTGCTTGTTTAGACAAAGCGATCGCTTTAACCCTCGAGAACAAATTTCAGGGTATTGTCACCGCACCGATCGCTAAATCACTTTGGAAAGCAGCAGGACACGAATATCCTGGTCAGACGGAAGTTTTGGCACAAAGAGCAGGAGTAGCTAAGTTTGGCATGATGTTTATTGGGCAGTCTCCTTATACAGGGTGGATGTTACGCAGCCTGTTGGCAACAACCCATATTCCTTTAGCAGATGTGTCTCAAGCCTTGACTCCAGAGCTAATGACCTTAAAGCTAGATTTATTGATTGAATGCCTAAAACAAGATTTTGGGATCGAACAGCCTAAAATTGCGATCGCGGGTTTAAATCCCCATAGTGGGGAAGCGGGACAGTTAGGCACAGAAGAACAAGATTGGCTCTTTGGCTGGTTAAAACAAGCCCAAGCTACTTATCCTCAAGCAAAATTAGTTGGGCTAATTCCACCCGATACTATGTGGGTAAAACCAGGACAGGCTTGGTACGGCAACTATGAGGTCAAACCCAATATTGCCGATGCCTACCTAGCTCTCTACCACGACCAGGGATTAATCCCCGTTAAGCTAATGGCATTTGACCAGGCAATCAATACTACTATCGGACTGCCCTTCATTCGTACATCTCCCGACCACGGCACCGCTTTTGACATTGCAGGTCAAGGAATTGCTAACGCCAGTAGCATGAAAGCCGCCATTAAATTAGCAATCCAAATTAGTCATCAACGACTTCTTCAGTCAACAGTTGTTGAGGAATAA
- a CDS encoding cytochrome c oxidase subunit II, which yields MNIPSSILTLIAGIAMTLISLWYGQNHGLLPTAASSDAGDVDELFNFMMTIATGLFLLVEGVLVYSVIKFRRKKGDTTDGPPLEGNVPLEIVWTAIPTVIVFILSIYSFEIYNRMGGLDPMTSGDPGPQMAHNHHGAALVALDPSKQNIALGLGASPGSNQGLNRLEIKVNGIQYAWVFTYPDTGVISGEIHVPVNRPVALNMTAGDVIHAFWLPEFRIKQDVIPGRETNLVFTPNKVGQYPVVCAELCGAYHGGMKTQLYVQSEEDYQKWIQENTFAMNDNSSESVAMSPVANSDDSDAKFLAPYANDIGVDAAALAQLKP from the coding sequence GTGAACATTCCGAGCAGCATACTTACTCTGATCGCAGGAATAGCGATGACCTTGATCAGTTTATGGTACGGTCAAAACCACGGACTTCTGCCCACGGCAGCATCTAGCGATGCGGGAGACGTAGACGAGCTATTCAACTTTATGATGACCATAGCCACCGGTCTATTTCTTTTGGTTGAAGGTGTTTTGGTTTACTCAGTCATTAAATTCCGTCGTAAAAAAGGTGATACTACTGATGGTCCTCCCTTAGAGGGCAATGTGCCTTTAGAAATTGTCTGGACTGCCATCCCCACCGTAATTGTCTTTATCTTATCCATTTATAGTTTTGAAATTTATAACCGCATGGGCGGATTAGATCCGATGACGTCAGGAGATCCTGGTCCACAAATGGCTCATAATCATCATGGTGCAGCATTAGTAGCCTTAGACCCCAGTAAGCAAAATATAGCTTTAGGCTTGGGAGCTTCTCCCGGCTCAAATCAAGGTCTCAATCGCCTGGAAATCAAGGTCAACGGAATTCAATATGCCTGGGTATTTACCTATCCTGACACTGGCGTTATCTCAGGAGAAATACACGTACCTGTCAATCGCCCTGTAGCGTTAAACATGACTGCGGGAGACGTAATCCACGCCTTCTGGCTACCTGAATTTCGGATTAAGCAGGATGTAATCCCTGGTAGAGAAACTAATTTAGTTTTTACTCCTAATAAAGTCGGGCAATATCCTGTTGTTTGTGCCGAACTATGTGGTGCGTATCATGGCGGGATGAAAACCCAGCTTTATGTCCAAAGCGAAGAAGATTATCAAAAGTGGATTCAGGAAAACACTTTCGCGATGAATGATAACAGTAGCGAATCTGTGGCAATGAGTCCTGTAGCAAATTCCGATGATTCGGATGCAAAATTCTTAGCTCCTTATGCAAATGACATAGGGGTTGATGCTGCTGCTTTGGCACAGTTAAAACCTTAG
- a CDS encoding KH domain-containing protein — protein sequence MPNKTELSGGQIAGSPDYEKLARFVIEPFLENPQTLCVNSEINQSNGKIWLRIAFERDDRGKVFGRGGRNIQAIRTTIKTAAVTHDESVFIDIYSDEPPQSDDSGHHGSAPGNSRRRKSPGKPAPKIAKK from the coding sequence ATGCCAAATAAGACCGAATTATCTGGCGGTCAGATAGCGGGTAGTCCCGATTATGAGAAATTAGCTCGCTTTGTGATCGAACCTTTTCTCGAAAATCCTCAAACTTTATGCGTCAATTCTGAAATAAATCAGAGTAACGGCAAAATCTGGCTGAGAATTGCTTTTGAGCGAGACGATCGCGGTAAAGTCTTTGGGCGTGGCGGTCGCAATATTCAAGCCATCAGAACTACGATCAAAACCGCAGCGGTGACTCACGATGAGTCGGTCTTTATAGATATCTACAGTGATGAACCGCCCCAATCTGATGATTCTGGTCATCACGGTAGCGCACCTGGTAACTCCCGCAGAAGAAAAAGCCCTGGAAAGCCTGCACCCAAGATTGCAAAAAAGTAA
- the rpsP gene encoding 30S ribosomal protein S16: protein MIKLRLKRFGKKREVSYRIVAIESKTRRDGRPIEELGFYNPRTDETRLNVPAIVKRLQQGAQPSETVRSILNKAQVFEQVNAK from the coding sequence ATGATTAAATTACGTTTGAAACGCTTCGGCAAAAAAAGAGAAGTTAGCTACCGCATCGTAGCTATTGAAAGTAAGACTCGTAGAGACGGTCGCCCGATTGAAGAACTAGGTTTTTATAATCCCAGAACAGATGAGACTAGATTAAATGTTCCTGCTATTGTCAAAAGATTACAACAGGGAGCGCAACCCAGCGAAACTGTAAGAAGTATTCTTAACAAAGCTCAAGTTTTTGAACAAGTAAATGCCAAATAA
- a CDS encoding heme A synthase: protein MTESFFQPSITNAEQVSQPQVWIRRLVWKIAIATLLLMAVGSATRVMNAGLACPDWPLCYGQLVPTRQMNLQVFLEWFHRLDAALIGVSAIALSGLSWWFRKQLPHWLPWAATFALFLIVFQGILGGLTVTQLLRFDIVTAHLGTALLFFSTLIIIGTALTPYQGTKAAGKLRWIGLSAAILVYLQSILGGLVGSRWALHQCFGGSQLCNVMNAHILGVVPPTLATIAVVWFAWKTPGLNKNLRTLANAAAGLVSLQILLGIATFKLHLQVEPLTVTHQAVGAILLGVLIAFTVLAIRDNNDNKLLA from the coding sequence ATGACCGAATCATTTTTTCAACCGTCTATTACCAATGCTGAGCAAGTATCCCAACCTCAAGTTTGGATTAGACGTTTAGTCTGGAAAATAGCGATCGCTACTTTGCTGTTGATGGCGGTAGGGAGTGCTACTAGAGTCATGAATGCGGGTTTAGCCTGTCCTGATTGGCCTTTATGCTACGGTCAGCTTGTACCTACCAGACAAATGAATCTACAGGTATTTCTGGAATGGTTTCACCGTCTAGATGCAGCTTTAATTGGAGTAAGCGCGATCGCTCTATCAGGATTATCTTGGTGGTTTCGTAAGCAATTACCCCACTGGTTACCTTGGGCTGCTACTTTCGCCTTATTCCTCATTGTCTTTCAAGGAATCTTGGGCGGACTTACCGTAACTCAGCTGTTACGCTTTGATATTGTTACCGCACATTTAGGGACAGCTTTGCTATTCTTTAGTACTTTAATCATCATCGGTACGGCTCTAACACCATATCAAGGAACAAAAGCAGCAGGAAAACTACGTTGGATAGGGTTGAGTGCAGCTATCTTAGTTTACCTACAAAGCATCCTAGGAGGATTAGTAGGCTCACGCTGGGCATTACACCAATGTTTTGGTGGCTCACAGCTATGTAACGTAATGAATGCTCATATTTTGGGAGTAGTGCCACCTACTTTAGCCACAATAGCGGTTGTTTGGTTCGCCTGGAAAACTCCAGGGTTAAATAAAAATCTGCGAACTTTAGCCAATGCAGCAGCAGGATTAGTCAGCTTGCAAATTTTACTCGGTATCGCTACTTTTAAACTGCATCTTCAGGTTGAACCCCTAACCGTTACCCATCAAGCAGTGGGAGCAATTTTACTGGGAGTATTAATTGCCTTCACAGTATTAGCAATACGAGATAACAATGACAACAAATTATTGGCTTAG